GGAAGTGGCAAACTAGCCTCACTCCAAAGGTGGAAATGTGTGCTAATTTACTTCACGTAGCTGACTTCCCTACGTCTTACTTGttctctcatttcttctgcACTGTATAAAGTTGGTGGAAGATTACTTATAGCAGCCAGGATTTCCGTGTTCATACGTAAGAATTGTGAAAAGTTGTTTGGATACTTATGTTGTCTTGTTAATAATTCTGTCAAAGTGCCAGTCAGAGACTGGACAGCAAGCTGAAGTcttagaaaaaacagcaaaacaaaaaacgaGTGTTTCTGGTGACATGTATTTTGTTAATGTATTTTAGCTACTGACTGcttttgggtggaaaaaaaggtATCTAAGTGTTAGGCAGGAAATGAAAGTAATACCAAATCAGCAAGTGAAAGTTGGTTTATTCCCAATGTAAATAGTCAAATAATCAAAAAGCCAGTTTGCAACGAGTCCAGATGGTGGTTTACCAAATATGCTTCCCTTTGCGTTCTAGTATTTACGTGGAAGAGAGGGATTATGCCCCAATGTGAACTGAATGCCTGCCCGTGTTTCCCTTTCtcactattaaatattttcatattctgaaCTTTTTGTTCAAAAGCCCGTTTTCAACACAGAATTTGAGATCTAAATGTAAATGGTCTGGAATTCGCCTTTCTACCAAAACTTTTATGATTTATAATATTGCTCTCAGTTGCACTGTAttaagcaaaaggaaatttGCTTGGTTCTAGCAAAATATCAGCCGTCCTGGAAATCTGTATTCTACTCATGTTTTTTACCATAAGTAGCAAGATGCATGAAAGATCCAAGTCACACATGCTTACATCAAAACAGCATGTGTAGCTTACTCTGTGCTTCAGCTGAGAGTTTTGTTTGCTAGACAAGTTGTATGGTGCTTTTTCAATTATCAGAACATCGTATTGTTATATTGTTAggaaatttttaataatattttaggCGCAAATTCaactgtgttctttttttttccccaagcctGGATTCAAAACACTGTCTGTGCAAAGGTACAGCCCTGGTTTATACCCTGCAAACTCACTACCAACCAAATATGCCTGTTACAGGTTTAATTTTGAATATTGCAATAAAATTATTGTAGGCTTTTATTATCCAACATGTTTCTTAAAACTCTATCTGCAATGGATCACATAGCTTTGgacttttgcattttttagaTTTAAACATCCTTCAAATTTTTGAGCTTTGAGGAAAAACTTAGGCAAAATCCCTAATGCCATAAGTGAGATTAGggagaaaacagtgtttttagCATTAAATGAATGGCGTGACTTACCCATTTTTCAGCAGGGTTAGACATCAGCCTATGAACATTTCAAATCAGCAGTAATATATGCTAGTTTTcttcaaattactttttgtCCAAAAAACACCAGCAAGAAGAAACAAGTTCAATTTTGACTTTTTCCCCCTTGCTCAGTATTTAAAGTTGAGCATATATCCTGCGGGTCTGTATCACCAGCCTTTTAAATGGGAGATTTTAATATAGTCAAAATAAGGTCAAGTTAAGCTTCTTGCTTTTTTACCATAGGTGTGCCGCTGGTTCCTAGACTATTTATTGATTGGCCTGTGTAAAATGATATTTTCGTGGAAGTTTATGTAGTCTGCTGTGTGGgctctctgcaaagaaaagttttccaCTAATGTTAAATTTAAAGCTAGTTATCTCTAATGTTAAATAAGGAAGTTGTGGAGGTCAGTGAAAATGAGATTCATGATGTATGgtctctttctttcagtttcGTGCTTTAGCCCCAATGTACTACAGAGGGTCAGCAGCAGCCATTATAGTTTATGACATCACAAAAGAGGTAAGAAATTGGACTTTGACTCAGCATTACAACTTCTGGTTGTTGTGTCACGGGCCAGTTCAGATTCTTAattccttctgttcttcttcCACATCAGGAGACTTTCTCAACATTAAAGAATTGGGTTAAAGAGCTTCGACAACATGGACCTCCAAACATTGTTGTAGCTATCGCAGGAAATAAGTGTGATCTTAATGATGTAAGGTAAATAACTGTTGATGGTTCAGTCTTCATTTCAGGAGATAAGCTCATAGAGCTTTAAATACTTTATATCTTTCACCAGCTCTGAAATCTTAAGCAGTTAAACTTAAGCAGTTTTGCACTGTCTTGTGAAACTTGTAGTTTCACAAGGAGTCTGAGTTTTCTACTGCCAGAAGATTTGGTTagtctgcctttgtttttcttgcccACTTCCTCCCCTTTGGTGCGAGGAGTACATGTGACTGGGCAGCAAATCAGGCTGTAAAATGCATCCAGATTAAAActaaccaattaaaaaaaaaagggaaacctATCCAAGTGTATTTATCTTGCTCACAGCATGACAACTTGCTAGCATGACAGAGGTGTAGAGTAGCAGGGTTAGGAATGAGCAGTTTATAGGGAGACGGGATTACCTTTTCTGGTGGCAGTGCCAAGTTACACAAGCTTAAACTGCCCGTGAAACTACGGTGTAATACAAGCTGTTTACCTCATTTTATAACAAGTACCCCTGTCAGTCTGTAGCACCTcattttgttatgaaaaatattgaGCTTGTTGGAAAGCATTGTGTAGGTTCTTCTGACTTGCTTGTTCAGGTGCCTACCCTTTCTGCTTAAATGCCAGGGTGGAACTGGCTGTGGTTGAAATGGTTGCAGGAAGTGGGAAAAGCTCTTGAGAAACTTTATGGACAGCCAAAGTTTCAAGAAagcatgtattaaaaacaaaagaagctcTTTTCTATTGATGTCCTGGTTAAATAAgccaaaattcagaaagaagGTGTGTGCAAACTTCTTGTTTTTAGATTTCATTGGAAAAAGTACCACTGTTGCTGTCCAGAGGCAACAGCATGGTTGGTTATATGTTTGAAAAACCACTGCAAAGTTGGTTCTTAGTATAATTTTACAAATCATTACTATATTTTAGTAACCTAGTGAGCTCTAATAACTCTTCTCAGAAATAACATATCTCTTGGAGTAAATATGGCATAAAATTCCTTAGAAGACAATTGCAAGGCATGCAGTATTAAATCTCCCACTTGTGCTTACATCTTGGTACTTAGGTGGCATCATAAAGCATGTAAACATTGCTATTCAAGCTAATGGCCAAGATTCCTTGTACTCCAGAGACAGTATTTGAGTCACTGACCTAAGCTCTGGACTTTTGTCTGTCTGGATGTCCTAAGTCTGTTGTTACCGACAGCAGAGATGTATTTTAGAAATGGTATGTAAAGCTGTGTGGGGTATAGTCGTATAGtcttctcttcagctttgttttttttctgtttatggaAACATTGCATTATCAACTTGCCTATCAACCTAAggatgcaaaataatttttttcactaCTTGGCTGTGTTGTTGTTTGCACAGTCTAAATACATTCCTGTTCGTAGCAACATCCTCATTGCTTCACATAAACTTAATGGTATACTAATAATCCATGCAGTGTTGAGAGAGATCTGGTTTTGGGAGCAGCTGTAGGAAATCCACTGGATTAGTGGAATTAGAACTTTAGGATCTTTTCAGTGTACCTAAAACTTGTGTGTGAGAAGAGCAAAGTACCCCCAATGACTGATTGCAGACCTATGCTTAAAGCACTCAAGAAACAAACTCCATTGTAATGTCAGATGGATTGAGGTCATTTAGTTTATGATTGTGCTTCAGTGGTGCTCCTACCTctgggcaggaagaaagcaTACAGTAAAGAATGAGCATCAACTTCAGGATGAGGGAGCAGGGTGATAAGAAATGGGTAATACGAAATACTCATTAAGTGAGACACTTAAAAGCTTAATCTGTCCCTTAAAGTTCTGaatcgtgtttttttttctgcattcagttttttttccttttttttttttttagagaagtCATGGAAAAAGATGCTAAAGACTATGCAGATTCCATTCATGCAATATTTGTAGAGACAAGTGCGAAAAATGCAATAAACATTAATGAACTCTTTATAGAAATTAGTAAGTATTTAAACaggtaatgttttcttctgaaagaagtTCAAGTAGAAATTTGGTTACTGTAATTTTTGGGGGTACTATTTAAGTAATAGTATGCTGATTTAGATTTGTTACAGTCAGCTATGAATGCTAGCTGCACAATGAGGTGTGTAAATTTTTGGTCATCTAATGACCTCTAAGGTTCCTTATAGGGATTTCAAGTCTACTGTGATGCTGTTGGACAAATAGCAAGCAGGGCACTGATGTCAGAAGTCAGTGTCATCTTACTATATCCATTATTGAATGATTCAACTAGTACATCCAAGGTTATGGAAGGGACAGTAAATGGCATGAGAAATATCCAAACTTTATACAACTAAGAAAAGGAATTCAATTCTTGCTCTTAATGTTTCTGCTTAGTCTAGAACAGCATGtttgcaaaaacagaagaattcGAAAGTGCTAGATTACTGCCTGGGAAATAGCATCTAGTGTGTGGATTTTCCACCAGTACTGTtgtgatacctttttttttatttatttatttgtaggaTATATTTCAGGCAGCAACATCAAGATGCAGATATATGTCTGCTTGTGAAATTAGAACCAACAGTCCGTTTGTGTATGCATGCACTATTATTTAACTTTGAGTAACTACAGCAATGttatatattagaaaaaatagttCTTGAAAGCAGATGAGTATATTGAAGCTGATGTCAAAAGTATACACTGTAGATAAGCTTCATGGTTTATTGACTTTAGAGTCGCCCTCTGTACTCTAAAAATTGACCTAgattaaaatatggaaaaatgtcTTAAACCTCTCAAAAAAGAATTCTCAACCAGGAATGGTCAACTTCAAACACTGATTAGATAACTGAAGTAGCTACCTTTACAAGCACTTCAGTGCTAAGCCTGACACGGGTGATCTGCTATGGAAATGCAGATCTAGATGGTAGATCTCGACAAAGAGATTCCAGATGGTATTGCATCCTGCAAAGTATATTCTCTGGGTGCTTCCATAACTTAGGTCTCTTAAGGCTGGTTCAGCCTGAAGTGCAAAGTTAGCTTaaagctgcctctgctctttTTTGTGGAACTGTACCTCTTATGGGCACTGTATAGACTGTTAACTGCCATCCTTCCGTTATGCGGGAATATCGTCATTAATAACATGTGACATAACATACATTGAATGCATACAATTAGCTTCAAATATAATGTTTGctataaatgttattttctgcttccttatAGGTCGTAGAATTCCATCAACTGACACGAACCCCCCAACTAGTGGTAAGGGATTCAAACTTAGAAGACAGCCATCGGTGACAAAGCGCAGCTGCTGTTGACTGATCCATTAGAAAATCAGACTTGTTTATACAGTAGGTGGTCTTGGAAGTTAATAGTTCACGTTGGGTTTATATTATCAGTCTTAGATCTCTATCTGCTGGTGTTCATACGCCCAAGGTCCTGCAAAAATGGGCCAGTTCATCTGACATCTGTATGCTCGCAGAAAAGACTGCAATCATAATGTCAGCCTGTTTACTTACAAAAAGTGTAGTATCTCTTGTATTCAAAGGGAATCCATCATCAGTTTTGTGGCCTTGCTTAAAGGAAGGTGACTATGGACGGTAGAATTGAAATGTTTAGTAGTTTTGTAATCAAGATTTTGGTTTTttataaaaagggaaatgagcACTTTTGTGGGACGTGGGGGTGGGAGGAGTCTGTTGAAATTTGAAAGTTAGTCAGAtgtcatttcttccttttcttcagtgagCCTTATTTGAGATTTAACTGTAGCTAATCCAAAGTATAATGAGACAGTTGGTTTGAGGTGGCTACAGAATAAGCAGCTGAAGACAGATAATAGGCAAATCAGTCCATCCACTCCCCAGAACCCATttgcactttttatttaaagatgatACACGCCGGGGATGGGGACACAAACAAGAGGTCTTAAACCACAgacaatctttttttccatgctgaCTTTAATCACTTCAAGGCAAACTGATATGCTTTATAGTCATCTTCTTGTTCTTAGAAGGTTTTTAATATTAAGATGTTGATTGAAGAAAACCTAGCTGTAGTTCTGACTAAATTAAGTGATTACTGACTAAAAACAGATGCTGTAAACAGATGCTGCCAATAGTTCTGATAAGACTTAAAAGGCTGGAGGGGAAAGCTTTTAATTGTTTAGCATGTGTAAAGAGTTCATATTATATTTAAGAGACCAGTGTTTAAAGTACTCTAAATTatgtaaaaacagttttttaaaaaaatgcaatcttATTCACTCCTTCCATTCCACACCTACGGATAAACTCCTGGGGTTATctatcagttgtttttttttccagcattttagGTATTGTCACTGTTGGTGACTTCATCCAGAGACAGGCTGAAATTCACTCCTTAAATCCCATTTGAAAGATCAAATAGAGGCTGCTGTCAGTGCAATGTGAGGTCTGTCTGTTGAACAAGTTTTCATCTGTGGTGCACCCAGTCTTTCCTGTTTTGGGCACAAAAGTACAAATAGGAAGTAACCTTAACACATGTGGTAATGTAGATCATTACCTCTTGGTTCCTGGGCTTTTTCACCTgtgaggactttttttttttttttttaagtaaatcaGTGTTTGGCTTATATTGTGTTGGTTTTAGTATGCTCTCAATTAAACTATAGATTGACCATACCCtattgtgcttttttatttattttcgcTTTTTGTTTCCTACTGGCAGTAGTGAGGAACTTTatacttttgaagaaaaagatcttAAAATACTCAAGTATATACTACTATGCTGTTGAGCTTTCCAATTGAAATGAGGTCATGGTGAGATATTTGTTCTCTATAATCTGGCTTTCTATCATCTCAAGTATTTTCTCTtaaggaaatgggagaaaagtttttaaaaaatgaaagaacttaCAATTCAGATTAGTTTGTATTAGTCAAAATTCTTGTAGAGCTCTTATGGAGCAGAACAGTTAAACTGTTAGGGTGAAATTTTAAATGGATCAGTACGTTTTAATGAAATTtgactacattttttaaatcattgtaCAGGCTTCATGGTTCATgcataaaatttcatttattaaataataaatctggAAATTTTCTTGAACTAGAAAATAtagtaagaaaaggaaagtattaAATATCAGGAATATCTTCCATGCAGGTTAGTAGAAAAAGGTTTTTGAACTTGCTAAATTTATGGCTTGTAGCATGGAATAAAAATGGAGTTTAAGTCCTCTTTTTCAGTGAGATAATAAAAATCGTGTAATGTTATCTATCCAATATTTATTGACTtgagaagaaatactgaattctAGGCTGGACTGAGAGCTAGGTTAATACTGAGATTATTGTAGCTGTCTCTAGTCATACTGCATCATGTACTATTACATCACTTTTATTATCTCACTGATCCTATATAGTATCTCTTAGGAAATCTTTATAAAGTACATTCTAAGCTATTCTCATTTATTTGATGCATACCAAAATtagtcttaaaacaaacaaaaaaacaacttaagCAGCAACATCAACCTGGCTCTTCACAGACGTAGCTAAATCTTGATTTGATGCCTCAGACTCCTTTTGTGTGCATATTACTAATCTGGGTGAAATACAAGCATACTTCATAGCTTTTTTTGCAATCCCGATCTTGAATTACTCCAGTTAATGAAGACATGGAAATGACCATGGTTCGTCCAAACTAGAAACATTGAAGTGAGACTGGTTTTTAAGACCATGCCTATGTAAAATGACAGACTGTAGATGTCAGTTCATTTGGGCCAAGATAACTTTTTGTTGATCAGTAGGCCTTAACCAAAAGTTGAAATGCAGTCTTGCCTGGATGAGATGTGCATGTTTGAGATCTCATTTTTGTtggagaaaaatgatttcttctgtACTAATAATTTTTTAGGCCatctgatttcattttgcaCTAGGCTTACTGGAATTGATTATATTTTTCCCTAACATAGCCTCtctatttggagaaaaattagCCTTTGAGTGTTAGAAGGATTGATTATCAACCATTCCAAATAACTTAAGTAACTTTGTTAAGAAGTTATTGAAAAAAGCTTGGGACTTGAGTTTTATTCTGCtacacctttctttttcatgaattGTGATCGTCATAGAGactagtttttaaaataatctaaaagCGAATtgatggcttaaaaaaaaaaagagttgagagggaCAAGTGTCATATTTGTAAACAGATAATGAGGTGCATGTCATAAAATTGATTtagagcatttttaaattgaCAAAATGCTACTATTTCCACCTCTATACAATGCCAACTCTTTCCTACAAAAGTACAGATTTCTATAAAAATTGTACTTGACAAATGGCTTGTTCCTAAGCTTTGGAGTTACTTAAATGTGCTGCCCAAGTTTTGGAGGGTGTCTTCATCGTTCCCTATAAATATAGTTTCCCTATTAAAAAGTTTcctataaaaaggaaaaactatatTTAGTTCCGTATAAAAAAGTTTCTTAAGTGACTTGCTATGCTATGTGAGTAGTTTTGTAGCATATTTTAGATACATGCTGGAAACCGGCATACTAAGTGCCTAGATAGGTGAGTTGTGGAAGCTTCTGtttaacaaaatacaaaggCATTTAGTGGCCAAACTACTGAAAATTGTAATAGGTGCTTTGAAAAGTTCTAAGAAAATTCCAACAACTTTTGCTGTTTCCAAGAAGGTAAAGACTTTGTATGTTATTAGATCCACattgaaacaaaaatcattGCACTTTAAATTCCTACTGGTATCAGTGAGACCTTTTCTTTAAGTGCCACAGTATCAGACAGCTCATAGTTCAGAGGGGTGTTCAATGCAGACTTGTCTTTGATATGTTTGTGTACATAGTACCAATTTAATGCTATCAGCGTGCTCAGGAAAGAATACATACATGCCTGGGAAGAGACTAAGAGCAGAGGCAGCCATGCCTACCTACTGATCCTGAATTCTGTTCCTTTAACCTGGTCAAGAGATGCGAGATTCATTGGGAATTGCTTTCATTCATGGTTAAAGTTTCATTTTAGttatcaaaaataattcattttcaatattttgaatggtttaaaaaaattggCCTTGACAAGCTTTTTGTTATGATGTTAATCCTAAATTGTTCCTTGACATTAGTGTTCATTTCCAGTATAACATATTGAGTATtagttggaaaagaaaactttattaGTGATGATTGAATGACGTTCTTGTGAAACTGTCTTTAGTGTTTATTAAGGATAAGACAGTCTATTTGTGGCATGCTATGTCAGTAGTCTGCAAAGACTATCTTGGGAATTGATGATTTACAGGACAGAAGCTGTATAAACTGTGTGGCTAGTCACCCTGTAGGGAGCCTTGCTTACAAGCAGCAAGAACTacataaaagtagaaaaatatctCAAGCATGGGGAGAGTCTGAATATACAACTGACATCAACTTCTACACTGCctattcattttctgaaatacttcagaTATCTTTCTTAAACACTTTAAATCTCTAAAAAGAGGCTCATCTTCCCATGGACAAGAGACAGGGATAAACTTTCTTAACTTAGCGGGAAGTTGTTTTACAACGACCCACGACTGTATTTGTATGCAATGAGTCAGTTTCTCAAAGCATGAGAATTGTGTGCGTGGAAGTAAGGTTTTCAAAGATCTGTATAACATTCTTCAGAGAGAACTCTTAACACCTGAACCTCTCAACAATTTACCAAAGGTCTTGGTAGCCTAGGGAGTTCCCTTCTGACTGGAAGCTAGCCAGTGTTTtacccatctacaagaagggcacTAGAGAAGACCCAGGAAGTTACAGACATGTCAGTCTAacctcagtccctggaaaagttatggagaagattatcttGAGTGCTGCTGAAAGgcaattaaagaacaaaactttGATCAGgtgtagtcagcatggattctTGAAGGAAAGGTCCTACCTTAGTCATTTGATCTCCGTCAATGACAAGGTTGCCCACTTAAtggatgaagggaaggcagtACATGCagtctttctggattttagtaaggcctttgatactgtCCCTCACAATATCCTGGAGAGATTGTCCAGCTGAGTTAAACAGGTTCACACTAtgctgggtgatgaactggctTGACAGTAGAGCTCAAAAGGTGGTAAATGGGGCTGTGTGTGCTTGGTGGCAAGTCCCTAGCAGTGTTTCCCAAGGCTCAATTCTAGGGCCAGTTATGTTCAATGTTTTTATCAACGATCTGGGTGCAGAAGTGGAATGCATCCTCggcaagtttgtggatgacactaaactgggaggtgctgttgactccctggagggatgagaggccttgcagagggatctagacAGATTGGAGCAATGGACAATCATCAATGGCATGAAGTTTGACAAGGGTAGATGCTGGGCTGCACTGGGATGGAGTAATTCTGGACacaggtacagactgggagatgagtggctggagaATGGCTCTGCAGAAAGGGCCCCAGGGGTACTGGTGACAGCAGGCTtaacacaagccagcagtgtgccctggcagccaagagggcaaaccaTATTTTGGGGtccattaaacacagcatagccagccAGTCagaagaggtgattctcccactgtATTTAGCATTGGTGCAGCTTttccttgaatattgtgtgcagttctgtgCCTACAACATAGAAACGATGTTAAGATACTTGAATGCATCCAGAGGAAGACAACAAAGCTGATGGTAAGCGGGCTGGGAGGCATGTCCTGTGAGtagaggctgaggacacttgggttgtctagtttggagaagagaaggccaaGAGGTGACCTTACCGCTCTACAAATCCTGGGGAGGGGAAGCGGGGAGAGAGGTGcaggtctctgctccctggtgaCTGACAGTGGAATGTgagggaacagcacaaagctgtggcAGGGAGGTTATGGGAGTGTGGTcaaacactgcaacaggctTTCTAGGGAGGTGGCTGATGCCCCATGCTTGTCGGTGTTCAGGTGGCTTTGGGATAATGCCACCCATAGTATGCTTTAGCTTCTGGTTAGCCCTGAGGTAGTCAGG
This genomic window from Cygnus olor isolate bCygOlo1 chromosome 16, bCygOlo1.pri.v2, whole genome shotgun sequence contains:
- the RAB22A gene encoding ras-related protein Rab-22A, whose protein sequence is MALRELKVCLLGDTGVGKSSIVWRFVEDSFDPNINPTIGASFMTKTVQYQNELHKFLIWDTAGQERFRALAPMYYRGSAAAIIVYDITKEETFSTLKNWVKELRQHGPPNIVVAIAGNKCDLNDVREVMEKDAKDYADSIHAIFVETSAKNAININELFIEISRRIPSTDTNPPTSGKGFKLRRQPSVTKRSCC